The proteins below come from a single Garra rufa chromosome 25, GarRuf1.0, whole genome shotgun sequence genomic window:
- the LOC141301533 gene encoding leucine-rich repeat neuronal protein 3-like — protein MKDLLFAVYLLAGLALTNSVQASEWRAACLKLCKCEVRPWFSPSSMYNEAPTVDCNDLGLLSLPERLPLDTQVLLSQANNIAKIDSPLDYLVNLTEVDLSRNNISSLSDVYLGHLPQLQSLHLEENWLSSLQDNSLEHFPNLQELYVNHNLLSLISAEAFQGLNKLLRLHLNSNQLRAIRTDWFRDLSQLEILMIGENPIAKIQDMNFKPLINLRSLVLTRMNLTEIPDSALVGLDKLESVSFYDNMFPKVPQAALRQVRNLKFLDLNKNPIERIQRGDFVDMIHLKELGINSMPELVSIDSFAVHNLPELTKIEATNNPRLSYIHPNAFSKLPRLESLMLNSNALRALHHVTVESLPNLQEVSMHSNPIYCDCVIRWINMNKTKVRFMEPDALLCAGPSEFEGRLVRHVHFREMADICLPLISPESLPENVNVSAGHSVSLHCRAFADPEPEIYWVAPSGEKISLQTVSKKYHLHPEGTFDIYGITENEAGQYTCVAHNLIGADMRSVSVVVNGYFPIPANESLHIQVKGAEPHSVRISWVSPKGSLVSNIKWSTTSEQHSLQFTAHVLSDVKTFNLTHLQPLTQYEVCVEITDLQSRRLKNCMNVITTEVLIGKTDDGIDDGLIISITALLLIMSAVACSFICMLRKSDHLYRKLRNQPYEILPSNVKPVWGSRAKANDSETDSKNSI, from the coding sequence ATGAAAGATTTGCTGTTTGCAGTTTATTTGCTGGCAGGACTCGCGCTGACTAACTCAGTTCAGGCCTCCGAGTGGAGGGCTGCGTGCCTCAAGCTGTGCAAATGCGAAGTCCGACCCTGGTTCTCTCCCTCGTCCATGTATAATGAGGCTCCGACTGTGGACTGTAATGATCTAGGACTTCTGTCTCTGCCGGAGAGGCTGCCCTTAGACACTCAAGTACTTCTATCGCAAGCCAACAACATCGCAAAGATTGACAGTCCTTTGGACTATCTGGTAAACCTAACAGAGGTAGACCTTTCTCGAAACAACATTTCCTCGTTGAGTGATGTCTATCTAGGTCACCTTCCACAACTTCAGTCTTTGCACCTAGAGGAAAACTGGCTAAGCAGCCTTCAGGATAACTCCCTTGAACACTTCCCAAACTTACAGGAGCTCTATGTTAACCATAACCTTCTCTCCCTGATCAGCGCAGAGGCTTTCCAAGGGCTTAACAAGCTCTTGAGGCTCCATCTTAATTCGAACCAGCTGAGGGCCATAAGAACAGACTGGTTCCGGGATCTTTCTCAGCTGGAAATCTTGATGATAGGAGAGAATCCAATTGCCAAAATACAAGACATGAATTTCAAGCCCCTTATCAATCTCCGCAGTCTTGTGCTAACCAGAATGAACCTCACTGAAATCCCTGACAGTGCGCTGGTTGGACTCGATAAGCTGGAAAGCGTGTCATTCTATGATAATATGTTCCCAAAAGTACCTCAAGCTGCTCTCAGACAAGTGCGGAACCTCAAGTTTCTGGACCTTAACAAGAATCCCATTGAGAGGATCCAACGGGGTGACTTTGTGGACATGATCCACTTGAAAGAACTTGGCATTAACAGCATGCCGGAGTTAGTTTCCATTGACAGCTTCGCCGTGCACAACCTACCAGAGCTGACCAAAATCGAAGCGACGAACAACCCCCGACTTTCCTACATCCATCCGAACGCGTTCTCCAAACTCCCGAGGCTCGAGTCCTTGATGCTAAACAGTAACGCCCTCCGGGCCCTTCATCATGTCACGGTGGAATCCTTGCCTAACCTTCAGGAGGTGAGCATGCACTCCAACCCCATTTACTGTGACTGTGTCATCCGTTGGATCAATATGAACAAGACCAAGGTCCGCTTCATGGAACCAGATGCCCTTTTATGCGCCGGACCCTCCGAGTTTGAAGGTCGTCTTGTCAGGCATGTGCACTTCCGTGAAATGGCGGATATCTGCCTGCCCCTAATATCTCCGGAGAGCCTTCCAGAGAATGTCAACGTGAGTGCCGGGCATTCGGTGTCTCTGCATTGCAGGGCATTTGCCGATCCTGAACCGGAGATCTACTGGGTTGCACCTTCTGGAGAGAAGATCTCGCTTCAAACAGTTTCCAAGAAGTATCACCTGCATCCTGAGGGAACGTTTGACATTTATGGCATCACCGAAAACGAGGCCGGGCAGTACACCTGCGTCGCCCACAATCTCATAGGTGCGGACATGAGATCTGTCTCGGTCGTAGTAAACGGGTACTTCCCCATCCCGGCAAATGAATCCCTGCATATCCAAGTCAAAGGGGCCGAGCCCCATTCGGTGAGGATTTCTTGGGTGTCCCCCAAGGGTAGTCTTGTGTCGAATATTAAGTGGTCGACCACATCAGAGCAGCACTCCTTGCAGTTCACTGCCCACGTGTTGTCAGATGTAAAAACATTCAACCTTACACACTTGCAGCCACTGACGCAGTATGAGGTATGCGTGGAAATTACGGACTTGCAAAGTAGACGTTTAAAAAACTGCATGAATGTCATTACCACTGAGGTTTTAATAGGAAAAACTGATGATGGTATCGATGACGGATTGATAATCAGCATCACCGCGTTGCTCCTGATCATGTCTGCGGTGGCCTGTTCGTTCATTTGCATGTTGCGCAAGAGTGATCACCTTTACAGGAAATTACGAAATCAGCCGTATGAGATATTACCCTCAAATGTTAAACCAGTCTGGGGGTCAAGGGCTAAAGCCAATGATTCAGAAACAGACTCCAAAAACTCCATTTGA